A genomic segment from Leopardus geoffroyi isolate Oge1 chromosome A2, O.geoffroyi_Oge1_pat1.0, whole genome shotgun sequence encodes:
- the LOC123604884 gene encoding translation initiation factor IF-2-like → MALLRGGEAGAGASALGPRRGGAGGGGRRRRGRARGGGSERAREGGAPRPPPRPAGPSPRPALPPAPRAARASGRSAPGPRLRRLRLRLHPRPGPARGEAEQAAAAAGRGARVGRAAEDADPPSPRRARARAHTHTHTHARAQRARGHSRPGPPRLRRGHATHTDARRPTHSSRHTQPAVPCRHTGTRAGSRCGVSDAQPLRAATNTDSHSLRVSPSQTLGDSHIHSLRVSPRQPQPPRCPVHRLTACRVSPGRSPRLTTLGRHSGPGTDLHPHPQDPPPPPPPPPAIAPATQTSECRCPGYTQSQQARRAGGRRDRWGRRQRLGHRGRQTWGGGGPLRDPQGLQRGGGRGARGGCTGGGERAPPPRVRINGGASAAGWGEGGGGGAGPRRVSPPPAPAERAAESWDAVPQRPPTPQRSPAVPLLRPPQSRRRPLPPPPRLCVWRSWGTTGGVSPEPGGWRRFCYHPSVRVSLCLRPQFPRTGGSGVQGPHWGSGSQLPQGGRQG, encoded by the coding sequence ATGGCGCTGCTGCGAGGAGGCGAGGCCGGCGCCGGAGCGAGCGCGCTCGGTCCCCGGCGAGGGGGGGCCGGAGGCGGCGGGAGGAGGCGGCGAGGGAGGGCGCGCGGGGGAGGGAGCGAGCGCGCGAGGGAGGGGGGCGCGCCGCGCCCGCCCCCCCGGCCCGCAGGACCCTCCCCTCGGCCCGCCCTCCCCCCGGCCCCGCGCGCCGCCCGCGCCTCAGGCCGCTCCGCGCCCGGGCCCCGGCTGCGGCGGCTCCGGCTGCGGCTCCatccccggcccggccccgcgcGAGGGGAGGCCGAGCAAGCGGCCGCCGCGGCGGGTCGCGGGGCCCGGGTCGGGCGGGCTGCGGAGGACGCGGACCCACCTTCGCCGCGGCGCGCGCGCGctcgcgcgcacacacacacacacacacacgcgcgcgcgcagaGGGCTCGGGGACACTCGCGGCCCGGGCCTCCTCGACTCCGACGCGGACACGCCACGCACACCGACGCGCGCAGACCCACACACTCGTCACGACACACACAGCCTGCGGTGCCATGCAGACACACGGGGACCCGCGCTGGCAGCCGATGCGGTGTCTCGGACGCACAGCCCCTGCGGGCTGCCACGAACACAGACTCACACAGCCTGCGGGTGTCACCCAGCCAGACGCTCGGGGACTCACATATTCACAGCCTGCGGGTGTCACCCAGACAGCCACAGCCGCCACGCTGTCCCGTACACAGACTCACAGCCTGTAGGGTGTCACCTGGACGCTCGCCCAGGTTGACAACCCTAGGAAGACACTCCGGGCCTGGGACtgacctgcacccccacccccaggacccccccccccccccccccccccccccggcgatTGCGCCAGCCACCCAGACCAGCGAGTGCAGGTGTCCCGGATACACGCAGTCACAACAGGCACGCAGAGCGGGGGGGAGACGGGACAGATGGGGACGCAGACAGAGACTCGGACACCGAGGACGACAgacctgggggggcgggggtccccTGCGGGACCCGCAGGGGCTccagcggggcggggggcggggagcgcgCGGCGGCTGCACAGGTGGGGGTGAGCGGGCGCCCCCTCCCCGGGTCAGGATTAATGGTGGTGCCTCtgcagcggggtggggggaggggggagggggaggggcggggccgaggagggtcagccccccccccgcccctgccgaGCGGGCAGCCGAGAGCTGGGACGCGGTGCCGcagcgcccccccacccctcagcgcTCTCCCGCAGTCCCCCTCCTCCGGCCGCCGCAGAGCAGGcgccgcccccttcccccccctcctCGGCTCTGCGTCTGGCGCAGCTGGGGGACGACGGGAGGGGTCTCGCCCGAGCCTGGTGGGTGGAGAAGATTCTGTTATCATCCTTCGGTCCGGGTTTCCCTGTGCCTGCGACCCCAGTTCCCCCGCACTGGGGGCTCCGGGGTTCAGGGACCCCATTGGGGAAGTGGTTCCCAGCTCCCCCAGGGAGGACGCCAGGGttga